One Artemia franciscana chromosome 6, ASM3288406v1, whole genome shotgun sequence DNA window includes the following coding sequences:
- the LOC136028559 gene encoding uncharacterized protein LOC136028559, whose amino-acid sequence MEKQSGLQSYLRLVYGDNMTKEVFKYISTNKRHTNIINQQDFLHQCKKKRILPPSIKFNLHLGTFKGRKFEQGLQFKTLNHLIKDKRRKRALLVKDYFCFIQQTARNHFNHDFHLSGERLLKKFSKLSEHKAVIPSSSLGPGFINFSSRTLTLQKKSVLEKGPKFCFRTNKVPVEEIISSIETSLHRNPILIKDVSLLRASTVKTLSEFALKPEIPNNSIKDIKILNNLRRDESIIITKADKGKTLVVMETKDYDSKLNALQKDEKTHQRLSFDPTDSYTKKFKNELKSLKDERKIIP is encoded by the coding sequence atggagaAGCAGAGTGGTCTTCAAAGTTATCTACGTCTAGTATATGGGGATAATATGACCAAGGAGGTGTTTAAATATATTAGCACCAATAAGAGACACACAAACATTATAAATCAACAAGATTTTCTTCATCaatgtaagaaaaaaaggattttgccaccttcaataaaattcaatctaCATTTAGGCACTTTTAAAGGAAGAAAGTTCGAGCAAGGTCTACAATTTAAGACTTTAAACCATCTGATTaaagataaaaggagaaaaagagctttattagtgaaagattatttttgttttattcaacaaacagcaagaaatcatttcaatcatgactttcacctttccggagaaagattacttaaaaagttttcaaaattatctgaaCATAAAGCCGTAATACCTTCGTCATCTCTTGGACCAggtttcattaatttttcatcaaggacCTTAACGTTACAAAAAAAGTCCGtattagaaaaaggtccaaaattttgctttagaaCTAATAAAgtcccagtagaagaaattatctcttcaatagaaacatctttacatAGAAACCCCATCCTAATCAAAGATGTTAGCCTACTAAGAGCTTCTACAGTTAAAACCCTGTCagagtttgctttaaaaccagaaatccctaacaattctatcaaagacataaaaattcttaataatttaagaagggatgaatctattattattacaaaagcagaCAAGGGTAAAACTTTAGTGGTAATGGAAACCAAAgactacgattcaaaattaaacgctttacagaaagatgaaaaaacacaCCAAAGACTTTCTTTTGACCCGACGGACTCATacacaaagaagtttaagaacgagttaaagagtttgaaggaTGAAAGGAAGATTATACCTTaa